In Thunnus thynnus chromosome 13, fThuThy2.1, whole genome shotgun sequence, the following proteins share a genomic window:
- the c13h5orf15 gene encoding keratinocyte-associated transmembrane protein 2, whose amino-acid sequence MATCRKMGRSWRNICALSLVIFLQLLVSGCLSAPVFNDTTVGAGQGTNVSENLPLTTVDGGETGPQPGETSPQPGETSPQPGETSPQPGETRLKPNDTQSSPGETNLSPNVTKPVLALEESPATSPGPKNPTTPSGSDSTTVKAATREDNHTTAIQPKTSEGSQAKTQVTIIGTSENNTEEESVSKVNPKPDIAGTTDEPAASENTPATPEAPTTSLKTPELTKPVTDEPEPETPGSDSETSNAQNPSTQDMDADLLQTGDKEEGLEYSDDDEGYTDVDDSDEYDRSNDRKDQPEVRQRQPDMIDGIRSNAVDSYNTEDEDSHFFFHLVILAFLVAIVYITYHNKRKIFLLAQSRRWKDSLCSRNTVEYHRLDQNVNEAMPSLKMTRDYIF is encoded by the exons ATGGCGACGTGCAGGAAGATGGGGCGAAGCTGGAGAAATATTTGTGCTCTTTCTCTGGTTATTTTCCTCCAGCTGCTGGTCAGCGGCTGCCTGTCAGCTCCGGTATTTAATGATACCACTGTGGGAG CGGGTCAAGGGACAAACGTGTCTGAAAATCTTCCTTTGACCACCGTGGATGGAGGTGAGACAGGTCCGCAGCCAGGTGAGACAAGTCCGCAGCCAGGTGAGACAAGTCCGCAGCCAGGTGAGACAAGTCCGCAGCCAGGTGAGACAAGGCTGAAGCCAAATGACACACAGTCGTCGCCAGGTGAGACAAACCTGTCACCAAATGTGACAAAGCCAGTGTTGGCACTTGAAGAGAGTCCAGCAACTTCACCAGGTCCCAAGAATCCTACAACACCCTCTGGCAGTGACTCCACAACTGTAAAAGCAGCGACTCGTGAAGACAACCACACAACAGCCATTCAACCAAAAACGTCTGAAGGGAGTCAGGCTAAAACTCAAGTCACCATCATTGGTACCTCTGAGAATAACACGGAGGAGGAATCTGTCAGCAAGGTGAATCCAAAACCAGACATTGCTGGGACAACAGATGAACCTGCTGCTTCTGAAAACACGCCAGCTACTCCAGAAGCTCCCACCACCTCCCTCAAAACCCCCGAACTAACCAAACCTGTAACGGATGAGCCAGAGCCAGAAACACCTGGTTCTGACTCCGAAACCTCCAACGCACAGAATCCGTCCACGCAGGACATGGATGCAGACCTGCTGCAGACTGGTGACAAAGAGGAAGGCCTTGAATACTCAGATGATGACGAGGGCTACACAGATGTTGACGACAGTGACGAATATGATCGCAGCAACGACAGGAAAGACCAGCCCGAGGTGAGGCAGCGGCAGCCAGACATGATTGACGGGATCCGTTCGAACGCGGTCGACAGCTACAACACAGAGGACGAGGACTCCCACTTCTTCTTTCATCTGGTCATCCTGGCTTTCCTGGTGGCCATCGTCTACATCACCTATCACAACAAGAGGAAG ATCTTCCTCCTGGCTCAGAGCCGTCGCTGGAAGGACAGCCTGTGTTCCCGCAACACCGTGGAGTATCACCGCCTGGACCAGAACGTCAACGAGGCCATGCCGTCCCTCAAGATGACCagagattacattttttaa